The stretch of DNA GGGCCGATTATTACGGCTTCCTGATGCTGGGCGGTATGTCGGGCGGCGGCATGGGCATGTTCGTAAACCCCGACAAGTACGAGCACTATAAGGTGCGGGTGCTGGAACTGTTGCGCCAGACCAAGCAGGAGCTGTCGGCCTCGCTGCCGTTTGCCATGGAGCCGGTAGTCTACAACTGGAGCATCAACAAGCGCGGCACCTGGGCTGCTTTGCACCAGGGCGCGGAGGCGCTGATGCCGGAGCAGTACTATGCTATTCACGTGTCGCAGCTGGTGAAACAGGAGCCCGAAACCATTGCCTACATCCGGCGGGCGGAAATCGACTTCTTCACCACCCATTGCGAGCAGAATAACCTGGCCTACCCCCTGCTGCGCACCATCGTCAGCAACCTGTTCAAGGTATCAGACCCCACAGCCCAGGGCAACCGTAGCGTGGAGAACGAGAAGGCGGAGCGCATCAAGCAGGAAAACGGCTTCGACTACATTCAGCACGAAGACATTCGGGAGGAGCTGCAAAAGGGCCGCATTGGCCTCTCCCGCAACCGCCTTTCCGAAGACACAACCATTGAGGACGTACAAACGCCCGACGTAGTGCAGTTTGATACGCTAGGCCAGTATGAAGCCGCTGGCGAAGAAGCCATACGCGGGGGCAAAGTGGCCGTACTCAGCCTGGCCGCCGGCGTGGGCAGCCGCTGGACCAAAGGTGCCGGCGTTATCAAGGCCCTGAACCCCTTTGTGGAGTTCAACGGCCGCCACCGCAGCTTCCTGGAGATTCACATGGCCAAAACGCGCCGCGTGGCCCAGCAATACGGCGCGGTTATTCCACACGTGGTGGCCACTAGCTACCTCACCCACGAGCCCATCCGCAAGCAGCTGGCCTCTACCAGCAACTTCGGGTATTCGGGGCCGGTGTACCTCTCTGAGGGCCGCAGCATTGGGCAGCGTTTCGTACCCACCGAGCGGGATTTGCGCTTTATGTGGGAGGAAATGCCTCAGGAGACCCTCGACGAGAACAAGCAGAAAGTGCGCGACGCCGTGCGCGGCAGCATGATCAACTGGGCCAAAGGCAAGGGCGAAGGCACCGACTACGTCGACAACATTGCGGCCCAGCGGTTTTCGCCCCTAGGCCACTGGTACGAGGTATCGAACCTGCTACGCAACGGCACCTTGGCCCAGCTGCTGCGCGAAAACCCGCAGGTGGAAACCCTCATGCTTCACAACATTGATACGCTGGGCGCCGACGTGCACGCGGCGGCACTGGGCTACCACCTGGCCTCGCGTAACGTGCTCACCTTTGAGGTGATACCGCGCCGCATTGAGGACCGCGGCGGCGGACTAGCCCGCGTAAACGGCCAGGTACGCCTGCTGGAAGGCCTTGCCCAACCTCATGAGGAAGACGAGCTAGCCCTGAGCTACTACAACTCCATGACCACCTGGATTCAGGTAGACCCGCTGCTGGCGCTCTTCGGCCTCACCCGCCAAGACCTACAAACTGGCGACGAGGCCCAGCTGGCCCGCGCCGTGCGCAGCGTCGCCCAGCGCATTCCTACCTACGTCACCATCAAAGACGTGAAGTACCGCTGGGGTCACGGTCAGGAGGACATCTACCCCGTAGCACAAATCGAGAAGCTCTGGAGCGACATGTCGGCCCTGCCGGATGTGAAGTGTGGCTACCTGGTAGTGCCCCGCAGCCGCGGCCAGCAGATGAAAGACCCCGCCCAGCTTGACTCCTGGGTAACGGATGGCAGCAAAGCCCACGTGGAGTCGTTGGGTTCGTTTGAATAGATGATAGAATTATCATTCTGAGCTAAGCGAGGAATTTGAGTCAGCCGTATGGTGAACTCAGATTCCTCGCTTAGCTTAGAATGACAAATAGCTAGGCCAGTTGAATACCAACGTTTGGTACTCACCTGGCCTAGCTGTTTGCAACTACCTGTTTAAAACGTCATGTCAAGCATGCCGAGGCATCTCGCGTGTAGACGCGGCAACGCTCACTGTCCTGCTTGATCTGGCGTCCGCGCAGCCGAAGCATCTCTCCCTCTGGCTAATCAACTGGCCTAGCACAGTAATGAAGCGGTAGAGATGCTTCGACTCCGCGGACGCCAGATCAAGCAGGACTGGTTGAAGAAAAGAAGCTAACTACCCTATCAACCCAATATGTGCTCAATCCGACCTAACTCTTCTTCGCTAAACTGGATATTCTCCAGGCAGCGCAAAGAATCCGTGAGTTGCTCGGGTTTGCTGGCTCCAATGAGCACCGACGTTACCCGCTCATCGCGCAGAATCCACGACAGCGCCATTTGGGCCAGGCTTTGACCGCGCTCTTGGGCCAGCGCGTTCAGCTGCTGAATTTGCTGGAGGCGCTCTGGGGTAAGCTGGTTTTCGGTGAGGAAGCCCACGCCTTTCGCCACGCGCGAGTCGTCGGGGATGCCGTGGAGGTATTTGTCGGTGAGCAGGCCTTGGGCCAAGGGAGAGAATGGGATGCAGCCCACGCCTTCCTGGCCTAGCAGGTCCAGCAGGCCGCCTTCTACCCAGCGCTCAAACATGGAGTACTTGGGCTGGTGAATGAGGCAGGGCGTGCCCAGCTCCTTGAGAATCTGCATGGCCCGGGCCGCTTCCTCGGGCTGGTAGTTGCTGATGCCCACGTACAGCGCTTTGCCTTGGCGCACCACATGGTCGAGGGCGCCCATGGTTTCTTCCAGGGGCGTGTCTGGGTCGGGGCGGTGCGAGTAGAAGATGTCCACGTAGTCCAGCTTCATGCGCTTGAGGCTCTGGTCGAGGCTGGATATGAGGTATTTGCGGGAGCCCCACTCGCCGTAGGGCCCCTCCCACATGTGGTAGCCGGCCTTGGTGGAGATGATGAGCTCGTCGCGGTAGCCGCGGAAATCTTCCTTCAGGATGCGGCCGAAGTTGGTTTCGGCAGAGCCGGGCGGCGGACCGTAGTTGTTGGCCAGGTCAAAGTGCGTCACGCCGCTGTCGAAGGCCCGGTGCAGGATGGCGCGGAAGTTACTAAGTACATCCACGTCGCCGAAGTTGTGCCAGAGGCCTAGCGATACAGCCGGCAGCTTGAGGCCACTCCGGCCGCAGCGCCGGTAGAGCATGGAAGAATAACGGGAGGGGTTGGGTTTGTAGGGCATCTAGAAAGTATATGGTAGGATCAAGGCAGTAAGTACGCAGGAACCAGAACAATGCCAGCTCAGCAGCAGCCATTTTTTTGCGAAGGGTCCCCTATCTTTCTCCGCGAAACCTTTACTAGTGATACGATCTACCCATTTCTTGACGTAATGACTACCCCTCAAATCCGCTCCCTCCGTCCTTTCATTGGTGCCAAAGATTTTGCCGTTTCGCGCAGCTTTTACCAAGCCTGGGGTTTCGCTGAAACGGTGCTGTCGCCGGCCATGTCTGTCTTTTCTCGCGAGGGCGTAAGCTTTTACCTGCAGGATTACTATGCGCCCGAATGGGTAGGCAACACCATGCTGTTTCTGGAAGTTAAAGACGTAGAGCAGTACTGGGTTGAGCTAATGGCGCTGGATTTGCCCGGCCGCTACGCTGGGGTGCGGGTTCTGCCCATCCGGCACGAGGACTGGGGTAAGGAAGGCTTCGTGCACGACCCCTCCGGCGTGCTTTGGCATATCGGCGAGTTTAACTAAAGCATAGCTCTCCTATGCTACTTATATCTGTTTAGCCTGTTGCACATGAAATTATTATTTGCTTTTGCACTGGCACTGTTTCCCATCTTAGCTTCTGGTCAATCGCCTAGGCCTAGGCCAGAAAATGTATATCTGAAGGCTTTCCAATACATCAAGTCCGATTCTGAATATCTCAGGATGCGAGGCAATAGCAACTGCGTGGCTGTATTTGACAGTATTGTTCATCAGAACCAGTTAATATTTCTGGATGAGCTGGGCAAACAATGGGGGTACACAGGCTATAAAAAGGAGAACCGCTTGCTGGACTCGCTGGAGACGGTTGATCGGTTAACGTACCACAAGCCATACTATTCCGCAGTAACTGCCTCGTTAACTAGGGCTTCTGGTAGCCAAAAAGGCTGCATGGTTATCATGTTCTCGAGGCTGCACAATAACATGCTATTAGCTGAAGTCAGCGACAATGGGGAAGATGGCACAGGTCGAAATCATATTATTTCCACGTTTGATCAGTCACTCTTATACCTGATAGTATTTGGCGCAGATGGAAAGGTGCAGCAGCATTACACGAAGATTCTAAGCTATAACTAGCCTACCACCTCCTGGCTCTTTCTCGAAAATCTCCCCGACCTTCGGCCACTCTTTTGCCTGTTTCGTTGTTATCAACGAATCTACAAATACTCCCTTCTTTTGTCTGAACAACCTACCTATACCGACCCTTACGCGCTAGAGAAAGAGCTGCGCAAGGTGGAAGGCCTCATGAAGCTCGAGCAGCAGGAGGACCTGGAACAATTCAAAATCAAGAGCGCCAAGGCCTCCATTGCGGAACGCCAGCAGCGCGGCCTGACGTGGTATCCCGTCAAAATAACCAAGGAAGATATCGGCTTCGGCGGTAAGCTCGTCATTGAGCTGGAGCGCCCCGCTAATTTAGGAGGCCTACACCTGTTTCAGGTGGGCAAAAACGCGGCCCTGTTCGGGAATATTCCGGGCCGCTCGGGCTCCGACAGGCCTACGCTCAACGGCGTTATTACCAGCGTAAAGCGCAACAAAATCCTGCTGGCCACCACCAAGGAAGACCTCCCCGACTGGGTAGACGAGGGCAAGCTAGGCGTGGATCTGACCTTCGATGAGGTCAGCTACCGCGAGATGGAGTACGCCCTGGGCAAAGTAATGGGGGCCTACGATGGCCGCCTGGCGGAGCTGCGCGACGTGCTGCTCGGCGCCAAGCCAGCTCGCTACAAGCACGAGTCAGAAATACAGCTCTACTACCCTTCTCCCCTCAACGACTCCCAGCTGGCCGCAGTGCGCCACGTGCTAGCGGCGCAGGATGTAGCCATCATTCACGGCCCGCCCGGCACCGGCAAAACCACTACGCTAGTGCAGGCCATTCTGGAAACCATTCGGCGGGAGCGGCGGGTGCTGGTGTGTGCCCCCAGCAACACGGCCGTGGATTTGCTGACGGAAAAACTGGCTGAGCGTAACGTGAACGTGATTCGGATGGGCAACCCTTCGCGGGTGTCGGATTTGCTGCTGCAGCACACGCTGGATGCGCAGATCATGAACCATAAGAGCTATGCGGAGCTGAAAAGCCTGCGCCAGACGGCGGAGCAGTACCGCGAGCAAGCCGGCAAATTCAAGCGCCACTTTGGCTGGGAAGAGCGTGAGCAGCGCCGCCACCTGAAGGAGCAGGCCCACTTGCTGCTGCAGGAGTCCGATCAGCTGGAGCGCTACATCACGGAGGATCTGCTGGAGCAGGTGCAGGTGATTACCTGCACGCTGGTGGGCGCTAGCAACCGTGCCATCCGCCACCTGAACTACGAAACCGTGTTCATCGACGAAGCGGCCCAGGCGCTGGAGCCCGGCTGCTGGATTCCGATTACCAAGGCCAACCGCGTGGTGCTGGCCGGCGACCATCAGCAGCTGCCTCCTACGGTGAAGAGCGAGAAAGCCGCCCAAGGTGGCCTACGCGAGACGCTGTTCGAGAAGTGCATCAAGCGCCAGCCCGATACGGCCCGCATGCTGGAGGTGCAGTACCGCATGCACGAGCAGATTATGGAGTTCAGCTCGGAGCAGTTCTACGAAGGTCGCCTGAAAGCCGCGCCCAGCGTGGCCCACGCCGACCTGCCCGACTACGACCTGCGCTTCGCCCCCGACATGGCCGTGGAGTTTCTGGATACGGCTGGTTTCGGCTTCCAGGAAATCACCATCGAGGAAAGCCGCTCTACCGCCAACCCCGAGGAAGCCGACCTGCTGCTCAAGCGCCTCTCGCAGCTGCTAGAGCCCTACGACCAGGCCGAGCACGAAGCCGATCTGCTCACCATCGGCGTCATTGCTCCCTACCGCGCCCAAATCAACTATTTGAAGGATGCTGTAGAGGAAAACGATGAGTTGGTAGGCCTCCTGGAGCACCGCATGCTGAGCATCGGCACCGTCGACTCGTTCCAGGGCCAGGAGCGCGACATCATTGCCATCAGTCTCACGCGCAGCAATACGCAGGGCGAAATCGGCTTCTTGTCGGACATCCGCCGCATGAACGTGGGCATGACTCGCGCCCGCCGCAAGTTGCTGCTGGTGGGTGATTCCAGCACGCTGGGCTCCCACCCTTTCTACAAAGCCTTCCTAGATTATGTGGAAAGCATTGGAGCCTACCGCACCGCTTGGGAACTGCAGTAGCGGTGAAGTGGTGAGGTGGTGATTGAGTGAAGTGGCCTAGGCCTGTTGTCATTGCGAGGACGAAGGACGAAGCAATCCTTCCTTAGCCCTCTGCACATGTTACCCTAAGATGAGAAAAGCCCTTACGTCCACGCTGGAGGTAAGGGCTTTTCGATTTAGAAGGATTCGCGCGTTGAATAAAAAAGATTGCTTCGTCGTGCCTCCTCGCAATGACAACAGGCCTAGGCCACTTCACTCAATCACCACCTGCCCCTCCGTATCTATTCAGCCCTTCGTACGAACACTAAAAAGCCCTATTCCAAGGAACGAGGCTTCTTTTTGCACGTACCTGCTAGCACAATTTCACCTAGCAGTTCCACCCATGCCTACCTATTCCATTGTAATCCACGGCGGGGCCGTAACCATGGACCCTAGCAAGATGACGCCCGATCTGGAAGCCGTCATTCGGGAAGGCCTTCAGCAAGCCCTACAAGCCGGCTGGGAAGTGCTGAACGGTGGCGGCAGCGCCCTCAATGCCGTGGAAGCCACCGTGCGCACCCTCGAAAACAACGAGCACTTTAACGCCGGCCGCGGCAGCAGCCTCAACATACAGGGCGAGGTAGAGATGGATGCCTCTATAATGGATGGCCGGACGTTACGCGCCGGCGCGGTCAACAGCGTGCGGTACGTGAGAAACCCCATCACCCTGGCCCGGACCGTAATGGAAAAGTGCAAGCACGTGTACATTTCCGCCGAAGGTGCCGTTGAGTTTGCCCTGCAACATGGCTTAGAGATGGAGGCTGTGCACTACTTCGAGACGGAAAAGGCCCGTAAGGAGTGGCTGGAAATCATTCAGCAGGAAGAAAAAGAACCGCAGGGGCACGACACCGTTGGGGCCGTAGCCCTCGACCAGGACGGCAACCTGGCCGTGGCCACCAGCACGGGCGGCATTGAGGGCCAGCTCAAAGGCCGCGTCGGCGACAGTCCTATCATTGGCGGCGGTTCCTACGCGGTCAACGAGGCCTGCGCCGTTTCCTGCACCGGCGACGGTGAGGTTATCATGCGCGGCGCCTTGGCCCATGAGGTGTATGCCCTCGTTAAGTACAAAGGCCTCTCAGCCCCAGAAGCCTGCCGCGAAGCCCTAAAGCTCCGCGACGAGGACCTCAAAGGCGACAAAGGCTTCATCGCCATCGACAAAGACGGCCACGTGGCCATCGAGAGCAACACCAACATCATGCGCTGCGCCTACCGCATCGGCGAAGCAGAGCCCTTTGTGGCTGTATGGCACGAGGAGCTGGATAAACAGGCCTAGAACATTCTCAGGGCTGAAGCATAGGTGTAGAGACGCAATATTTTGCGTCTCGTCGTTGAACGACTGGTGTAGACCGGCCTAGAGGCAATGGCTAAACAATGTCAGCAACGAACGACGAGACGCAAAATGTTGCGTCTCTACCCTTAGAAGCAAAACTCTTTGCGCTTAGGTGATAAGCTTCTTCGTTCACTATTACAGGTCAATCACCGACATAGTATGCGGGGCGTCGGACTTCTTATTGACGAAGTTTTTCTCCGGCTTATCGAAATCAGAAATGTACAAGCGGTTGCCCTTCAGCAGTACTTCGGCGGGCTGGTCTAGTAGGCCTCCTGCCCCGTCGGTGTCGCCGTTTTGGGCGAGGGTGGTCACGGAGTTGTCTTTGAGGTTGATTACCTCAATGGCGTTTTCGCGCGAGTTACACACATAGGCCTTATCGGTTTTGCGGTCGATGATGAGGCCGTCGATGCAGGGGATTTGCTTGCCGGTGAGCGTGAGAGTTTCCTGCTTATCCAGGCTGCCATCGGGCTTGAGCGTGACGCGGTAGAACTTACCGTCGCCGAAGGAGCCAGTGTAAAGGCGGCCCTGGCTGTCGTAGTCCATGCCATCGGCGCCGTTATCGACGCCGGTTTCGTTCACGGTGGTCGTGAACATGGCCAGCACGTGCGGGTCCTTGGTTTTAGGCTTCAGGTGGATGGGGCCTTTGCTGAGCTCGGCCAGCGTGAAGTGCAGGATGGCGCTGCCCTTGTCGTTGTCGGGCATGTCCCACTGGCTGTCGGTCACGTAGAGCGTGTTGCCCTTCCAGACCACCGCATTGGCCAGGGCAAAGTTATCGACCACCGTTTCCACCTTGCCGGGCTTGCCGTTCTGCACCTGCACCCGCATCAGCCGAGACTTAAAATCCTTGCTGTTTTCGTACTGGTTTTCGGCGTAGTAGAGGTTGCCATCGGGCCCGAAGGCCAGGTCCATAGGCGCGGCCTTTTTGGTGGTGGGTTCTACGGGCAGGTTGGTGAGGTAGGGCTTGAGTTCAGTGTCGGTCATCTCCATGAGCACCGCCGGGTAGGAGTTGTTGGCCAGGTTGGGCACCGACAGAATGAGGCTGCCGTTGGGCGCCAGCGCCAGGCCATCAGGAGTGTTGTGGGCCTCGTCGAGGGTGTGTAGCAGCTTGGGGCTACCGATGTTGGCTACAGTATCAGCCGAGGCAGGCGCAGTGGCGGTGGAGTCACCGGGCTGGGTGGCGGGGGTGCTATTCTCGGAGTTGGTGGAGTTAGACTGGCAGCTAGCCAGCAAGGCGCCGCTTACTAGAAGCGCAGGAAAGATAGTTTTCATGGGAAAGATGAGGGAAGGGCTAGAAAGGCCGAACGTGGTTAATACAAGTGTATTCTTGAGCTTAACGGCCAGCGGATAACCCTGTTAGGCAATGCCAAAATTTTACTTAGCCACAACTCCCCCGGCCGGGTTGAAGTATGACAAAGGGTTCGGGGCTCGTTTTTAGCGGTCATTTCCGTAACTAGCCAGCCGAACCTATTTCTCACCCATCCCCCGGACGCCCGCGTCCTTTCCAGTATTATGGCCCAGATCAGCCCCAACAAAGTCGTCACCATCACCTACGACCTAAGTGTGACCGACGAAAACCAAGAGAAAGTTCTCGTAGAATCGGCCGAAGAAGATGCGCCGATGGTCTTCCTCTTTGGCCAGAGTGGCCTACCCGAAGAGTTTGAGCGCCAGCTCGACGGCAAGCAGGCCGGCGACACGTTCAACTTCTCCCTCACTCCCGAGCAGGCCTACGGCGACTACGACCAGCAAGCCGTAGTGGATATCCCCAAAAACGTATTCGAAATCGATGGTAAAATCGATGACGAGATGGTGCAGGTAGGCAACTTTCTGCCAATGGCCGACAACCAGGGCCACCACATGCAGGGCAAAATCGTCGACATCGGCGCCGACACCATCAAAATGGACTTCAACCACCCCCTTGCCGGCATGGTAATGCACTTCGACGGCAAAGTAGCCGAAGTACGCGAAGCCACCCGCGAAGAGCTAGACCACGGCCACGTACACGGCGAAGGCGGACATCAGCACTAAGCTAATTGCGCTTTATTGGTAGTGAAACGGGGCCATTATGGCCCCGTTTTTATTCTTATAACCTGTTTTATGAATCAATATTACCGTCTAACTATTGGCTGCCTTTTCTTGCTATCTGCTTGTCAGGAATCTACCCAAGAAGCGCCGGTCCAACGTGCTAAGCATAATAAATTAACACTTGTAAATGATTCTCCTAAATCACCACCTCAAGTATTTTCTATTGATACAACCGCTATTTTAACCAACCTACATTTAGAGGAAATACTTAAGAAAATAGAACAGGATAGTTTAATTGAGAGCAGAAAGGTGAGTTCTATCCCTCCGATTATTTCCTCATTTTTAAAGCATTACGGTGGCCCTTCATTCTCTATAGCTGATTATGGCCAACCATTTAATGCTACCGACAATATCATTGAGGAGCGTTCAAACCGACAATTACTTTACCTAGGGGTAGGCAAGAAAACGATTATAATAGCCTACTATTTAGGCGGATTTGGTTTATCTGAGCGGGTCCTTCTTTTCGAGATGGATAATAATTCTATTAAAGATTTCTGGACTGGATACTTAAGAAGCGATGCTTTAACTAAGAACCAGATTATCCAGGTTTTGCGCACCAACAGGAATAGAAATTGGGGCACAAATACCAATATACTTTACTTCTAAAAGAAAATGTCTTTCAATAATCCTTAGCCTCCACAGCCGCATGCAGCTCCGGCCAGAACTCCGCGAAATCTGCTTCATACGCAGGCAGCTCCTTCAGGAACGCCGCTGCTCCGGTGGCTAACACCGTGGCGGTGGGCACGCGGCGCGAGAGGCCTAGCAAGGCTTGCTCTAGGCCAGTTGGGTGGGCGTAGCCGGTGAGCCAGTCGCCCTGGCGCATGTAGTGAAACATCTGCTGCAGGCGCTCCGGCAGCTCGTGGCGGCGAGCGTGCAGCAGGGCGTACATACGTTGGGCGAAAGCAGGCAGCGGCTCGGCGGAGTGGTAGTGGTACTGGGCAAAGTCGCGGGCCAGTAGGTGGTCGTAGGCCACATCGGATACTACACCGGCCCACTTGCCGAGGCCGGCTTCGCGGAGGCGGGCCGTGGTGCGCCGCACCACGGGGTGGGCATCGGTGAAGGTATCGATGAAGCGGTGCAGTTGGATGCCGCGCTGCACGGCGGGTGGGTAGGCCAGTAGGCCGGCCCGGCCGCGTACGGCTTCGGCAGCAAAGTTGCCCACTACAATATCTTCGTAGTCGGGTGTAGTGGCGGGGGTGCCGGAGAGCAGCAGATGAGCAAGAAAATTCATGGGCAGCGGAAGGTCGGCAAAAATACTGTAGCTGAACCTTCAGCCGCCTCGGCCGTATTTCCTACCTCCATCCTATACCACCAAAACCCGAAGACAATGGCTGAGCAAGTTGCCCAAAGTCACGATGTGACTAAGCTGATCGATAGAATCAAAGATATTAAGATTGCCATGCTGACCACCGCCGATGCAGACGGTGGCCTCCATAGCCGCCCGATGTACACCCAGAAGCCCGAGGCCGATGGTACGCTGTGGTTTTTCACTGAGAAAGACTCGGCTAAGATTTACGAAGTGCGTAAAGACCAGCACGTAAACCTGGGCTACTCCAAGCCCGACGATAACCTGTACGTGTCGATTTCAGGCACTGCCTCTATCGTAACGGATCAGGCCAAAATCAAAGAACTGTACACGGAAGGCCTTCGCGCCTGGTTCCCCAAGGGCTCCGATGACCCCAACATTGCCCTGTTAAAGATTAACATCGACCGTGGTGAGTACTGGGACCAGCCTAGCAACGTGCTGGTGCGCGCCTTCGGCTACGTGAAAGCCGTAGCTACCGGCGAGCGGTACCAGCCCACCGGCGACGAGCACGCTCAGGTGAACCCCAAGTAGCCTGTAGGCCACTTCAGTAAACTGTAAGGGTCGGAAGCAATTCCGGCCCTTTTTTGTTGTTTCGGGCAGGCGGCCATTCCTTACTTCGTGCCGACGATGGTTCCCGCGGAAGACGCAGTGTTTTCGCGGAGGACGCAGAGTCGTTCTTTCTAACTAGTATTCTTTTGCTTACTACTCTTTCTATTCTTACGCTGAAGCCGGGCAACGTCCGCTGGGGGCTGGCCCAGATGGGCACGGCGCAACGGCCACTGCAGCGGGTACCGGGCCTGCGGTTTCAGAAGCTACTAGGCAGCGGCGCAGGCGGCTTTGGCTTTATGCCCAACCTGCACCGCTACGGCTTTATGGCCGTGTGGGACTCCCCCGAAGCCGCCGAAGCCTTTTTCACCACGCACCCGCTGTGGCAGGAGTATCAGCAGCGCACCGAGGAAATCTGGACGGCCGAGTTGGCACCGATTAAATCGCACGGGCTCTGGGATGGGGTAAACCCCTTCGACTACCCCACGGAAGATACGGCTCCTGACGGCCCCGTCGCCGTGCTCACCCGCGCCTCCATCCGGTGGCAGAAAACGCCCCGTTTCTGGCGCTACGTGGCCCCCACCAGCGCCACCGTGGCCGATGCCCCCGGCGTGCGCGCTGCCATAGGCCTAGGCGAACTGCCCGTAGTGCGGCAAGCAACCGTGAGCCTCTGGGAATCGGCGCAGGCCATGCAGGACTACGCCTACCGCAGCGAGAAGCACAAGGAAGTCATCAAGCTCACCCGCCAGGAGAAGTGGTACGGCGAGGAGCTATTCGCCCGCTTCCGGGTGCTAAGCGCCGAAGGAACCTGGGACGGCCGCACACTTCTGGCTGATGAATAAGTTTGTTTGCACTGTAGAGACGCGATACTTGGTTACGCCGACCTTTGGTTCGCGTCTCGGCGTTGAACGGCTGACCAGGGTATGTGAGAGCCCCGACAAAATTGTCCGTTTTGCTGAGCTTGCTAAAGCACCTCTTCCGTTACGTTAGGCTGGTGCTAGGGCGGTTGAATAGTCAGGGGTAGAGATGCTTTGCCAAGCTCAGCAAAACGGCCTAAAATAGGGCAACGTACCGTTTTGCTCATCGTCCGCACAGGTGCTGGAAGTGGAGCGTAACACAATCCTACAGGTGCCCGCTGCCCGCTGTGGCCTAGAGCTGCTGGAGCAACATGCACATTCAGTTTAGCCGTTTAGTAGAAAGCCGACGCCCCTTCTATTTACTAAGATGCAGGCCACTGATCGGCCCAAATGCCTTTAGCATAATGAATTAAACCGAAAGCATTTGCTCGTTTTTTGGTGATACCTACGTTCGCCTCAACGGAATTTTTTGCTTCACATGCTGAAAGGATACGTAACAATGCCGTAGTTTTGCAGCATGCTTCAACCAAAAAACCTGTTGATGAAGCGTGGGGCCCTGCTCAGCAAGGAACCGCGAGTAG from Hymenobacter taeanensis encodes:
- a CDS encoding UTP--glucose-1-phosphate uridylyltransferase, translating into MNAFIDTITSTDPAVRNRSFYDLSRGLPARALLQHLRELDEFRKATPNLYDKVRAILFLYAGFRFFLQESPEISPVGNIPYAGFEDLLGRRFEHAISTFLKELDTHGSNATLFSALAESYHHLSFQILADQVRKSVRSSKGNQWMFRVGHQEEHPIRIHPQLLQRQEGSLFYPVLHESTSVRMDLTHSGWSDIFFLGMDYPEGARVVNLSIDLGMFGRDKDILPPLHAYVRVIPDPVLRLTSIDLNTTKDIHDLADLFNFGNDYLSLVKAGVIAAGLIPPSFEGTNQSLPDILARMVAPGMGIELVTKVNDIPKGSRFAVSTNLLGSIISLLMRATGQTQQLTGGLQESERRLVASRAILGEWIGGSGGGWQDSGGVWPGIKAIQGTFAQPGDPEYDISRGTLLPRHRVLEGEEVHPEMEERIMKSLVLMHGGMASNVGPILEMVTEKYLLRGEQETAARQQTNEVFDNILAAIREGDIQKLGANTARNFEGPIKTIIPWATTYFTEQLIAKAKKEFGADYYGFLMLGGMSGGGMGMFVNPDKYEHYKVRVLELLRQTKQELSASLPFAMEPVVYNWSINKRGTWAALHQGAEALMPEQYYAIHVSQLVKQEPETIAYIRRAEIDFFTTHCEQNNLAYPLLRTIVSNLFKVSDPTAQGNRSVENEKAERIKQENGFDYIQHEDIREELQKGRIGLSRNRLSEDTTIEDVQTPDVVQFDTLGQYEAAGEEAIRGGKVAVLSLAAGVGSRWTKGAGVIKALNPFVEFNGRHRSFLEIHMAKTRRVAQQYGAVIPHVVATSYLTHEPIRKQLASTSNFGYSGPVYLSEGRSIGQRFVPTERDLRFMWEEMPQETLDENKQKVRDAVRGSMINWAKGKGEGTDYVDNIAAQRFSPLGHWYEVSNLLRNGTLAQLLRENPQVETLMLHNIDTLGADVHAAALGYHLASRNVLTFEVIPRRIEDRGGGLARVNGQVRLLEGLAQPHEEDELALSYYNSMTTWIQVDPLLALFGLTRQDLQTGDEAQLARAVRSVAQRIPTYVTIKDVKYRWGHGQEDIYPVAQIEKLWSDMSALPDVKCGYLVVPRSRGQQMKDPAQLDSWVTDGSKAHVESLGSFE
- the mgrA gene encoding L-glyceraldehyde 3-phosphate reductase — its product is MPYKPNPSRYSSMLYRRCGRSGLKLPAVSLGLWHNFGDVDVLSNFRAILHRAFDSGVTHFDLANNYGPPPGSAETNFGRILKEDFRGYRDELIISTKAGYHMWEGPYGEWGSRKYLISSLDQSLKRMKLDYVDIFYSHRPDPDTPLEETMGALDHVVRQGKALYVGISNYQPEEAARAMQILKELGTPCLIHQPKYSMFERWVEGGLLDLLGQEGVGCIPFSPLAQGLLTDKYLHGIPDDSRVAKGVGFLTENQLTPERLQQIQQLNALAQERGQSLAQMALSWILRDERVTSVLIGASKPEQLTDSLRCLENIQFSEEELGRIEHILG
- a CDS encoding glyoxalase, whose protein sequence is MTTPQIRSLRPFIGAKDFAVSRSFYQAWGFAETVLSPAMSVFSREGVSFYLQDYYAPEWVGNTMLFLEVKDVEQYWVELMALDLPGRYAGVRVLPIRHEDWGKEGFVHDPSGVLWHIGEFN
- a CDS encoding isoaspartyl peptidase/L-asparaginase family protein, which codes for MPTYSIVIHGGAVTMDPSKMTPDLEAVIREGLQQALQAGWEVLNGGGSALNAVEATVRTLENNEHFNAGRGSSLNIQGEVEMDASIMDGRTLRAGAVNSVRYVRNPITLARTVMEKCKHVYISAEGAVEFALQHGLEMEAVHYFETEKARKEWLEIIQQEEKEPQGHDTVGAVALDQDGNLAVATSTGGIEGQLKGRVGDSPIIGGGSYAVNEACAVSCTGDGEVIMRGALAHEVYALVKYKGLSAPEACREALKLRDEDLKGDKGFIAIDKDGHVAIESNTNIMRCAYRIGEAEPFVAVWHEELDKQA
- a CDS encoding AAA domain-containing protein → MSEQPTYTDPYALEKELRKVEGLMKLEQQEDLEQFKIKSAKASIAERQQRGLTWYPVKITKEDIGFGGKLVIELERPANLGGLHLFQVGKNAALFGNIPGRSGSDRPTLNGVITSVKRNKILLATTKEDLPDWVDEGKLGVDLTFDEVSYREMEYALGKVMGAYDGRLAELRDVLLGAKPARYKHESEIQLYYPSPLNDSQLAAVRHVLAAQDVAIIHGPPGTGKTTTLVQAILETIRRERRVLVCAPSNTAVDLLTEKLAERNVNVIRMGNPSRVSDLLLQHTLDAQIMNHKSYAELKSLRQTAEQYREQAGKFKRHFGWEEREQRRHLKEQAHLLLQESDQLERYITEDLLEQVQVITCTLVGASNRAIRHLNYETVFIDEAAQALEPGCWIPITKANRVVLAGDHQQLPPTVKSEKAAQGGLRETLFEKCIKRQPDTARMLEVQYRMHEQIMEFSSEQFYEGRLKAAPSVAHADLPDYDLRFAPDMAVEFLDTAGFGFQEITIEESRSTANPEEADLLLKRLSQLLEPYDQAEHEADLLTIGVIAPYRAQINYLKDAVEENDELVGLLEHRMLSIGTVDSFQGQERDIIAISLTRSNTQGEIGFLSDIRRMNVGMTRARRKLLLVGDSSTLGSHPFYKAFLDYVESIGAYRTAWELQ